The genomic stretch GCGCGGCAGGGTGTCACCCACCGCGTAGTTCGACGCGAAGGCGAGGGCGCGCAGGCGCGGGTCGGCGTGCCGGGTCAGCGCGTCGGTCACCGCGTACCGCTGCGCCTGCGGCAGCGCGCCGAGCAGCTCCGCCAGACCGAAGCCTGGCAGGCTCGTCTCGTAGCGGCCCAGCCCGGACGCCGCCCGCCCGGGGGGCAGCTCGCTCAGCGACGTGACCAGGGCGGCCGCCCGGTCGGCGTCGGCGCGCACGGCCGCGATCCCGAAGTCGTGGATGCGCGGGTCCGGATCCAGCGCGGCCGCGAGGCCGAGCCCGCCATGCACGCCCTCCTGCGGGTCGACGCAGGCGATGAGCCGCCGACGCGCCGACGTGTCCAGCGTGGTCAGGTAGAGCGCGCGCACCAGCGCGCCGCGGTCGGCGGGCGCCTCGAGCGTGGTCAGCGACTCGGTGATCGGGCAGGCCTCCCCCTCGCTGGCCTCGAGCGCGAGCCTTGCGGCCCACATCGCGGGCCACGGCGTCGTCACCTCGCCGCGGAGCCGCTCGCTCCACGCCGCGCCGACCACCACGTCGACGGGGCGGAAGGTCTGCTCGTAGCTGCGCACGACCATGAGCAGGCTCGCCAGCTGGCGCACCGTGCCGCCGACCGAGATCGTGTAGACCCTGGTGCCGACGGGCACGATGGTGAGGAGCAGGGCGCGCGGGCCCCGCGTGAAGAGCGCACGCCGTCCTTCGCCCACCGGGATCGTCACGGGCGCGGTCCAGCGGTGCTGGAACCCGGCGCGCGTGATCTGCGGCGCGATCTGATCGACACAGGTCGCGGCGTCGCAGTCCGAGTGGCGAGGGTCGGCGGAGACCGTCGCCCGCACGTTCCGATAGCTGGCCGCCGTCTCCCCGGTCGCCTCGAAGCCCGGCGGGATCCATACCTCGGCCCCGCTCGTCAGGCTCACTCCGCGGGTCGGCGCGTCGAAGCGCGCGACGGAGAGCGCCTCGTCCACCGCGGCGAGCTCACGCGTGGCGAGCACCGGGTCGGCGGCCCAGTCCGGGAGCGGCACCTCCGGCAGCAGCGTCGCCGCCTCGAGACGCGGATCGTCGGGGAAGGTCTCGCGCATCGAGGCGAGCTGGGCGTCGACCTCGGCTTCGCCGAGCACGATCACCCACATCGGCATCGCGACGAGGAGCGCGGTGGGCCGGGGGCTGCGCTCGGCGAGGGCGTGGAGGGCCTGGACCGTGTCGGGGCCTACGCCGTTCTGCATCGCGTGCATCGCGCCCGCGTAGGTGACGAGTCGCGACTCGGAGTGCGCCCTCACGAGCGGCACCACGACGGCCGCCGGGTAGTCGAGCATGCGCGCCCGAACGAACGCGTTGAGCCCGTCGGTCCCGATCTCGTCCGCGTCGACGTCTTCGCGCGCCCACGCCACGAGGTCACGCACCAGGTACGCGCGAGAGAGATCCTCACCGCCTTCGTGGGCCTCGTTCACGAAGGCGAACGCGAGGGTCATGTAGTCCTCCGCCAGCGTCACGTCGCCCTCGGCGAGCGCGAACACGGCGCGGTGAGTCGCCGTCTCGACCGACGTGCCTCGCGTGTCGACCTGCGTCCTGAGGGAGACCCCGCGGTACGGCGCCTGCCCGACCTCCCACGTCTCCACCCTCCAGTCGTCGGAGCCGGCGGCGAGGGCGCGGAGGCGCCAGACCGCGGCCTCGTCGTGCCGGCCGCGGATCGTGTGCCAGTCGGCGATGTTCTGGTGGAGCCCGGACTCGGGGACGGACTCGCTGGTGCGCGCGAGGCGCGCGAAGACGCGGTCCTCGTTCACGCCGCGCGCGGCCGCCCCGTTTGGATCGGCGCGGATCGCCCAGCCCAGGCGGACCGCCATCGTGCCGGGCGCGCCGGGCCGGCGATGGGCGCGGAGGCACGGCGCGAGCGCGGCCTCCGCGTCGCCGGCGCCCGCGTGCATCGTGCACGTCACCGGATCGAGCCGCGGGTCGGCGGGAGCGCGCGCGTCGAGCCAGGCGCGGAGCCCGGACACGTCGGCGTCCGGATCCCACCAGTCGCGGAACACCTCCCAGGCGAGCGCGTTGCCCAGGGGCTCGCGCGCGTCCAGCAGCTCCTCGAGGTAGCGCGCGACGAGATCGTCGGGATGATCGCGCACGAACGCGCGCGCCGCCTCGATGTCGTCGGCGAGCCATCGGAGCATCGCCACCCGGCCCAGGTCGTGCGGGTCGTCCGGGTCGTCCTCGAGCTGCGCGAGGCGCTCGCTCGCCTCTCGCGCGCGCCGCACCGCGAGCGCGGCGTCGGTGCTCTCGGCGACCCGGTCGATGAGCGCACTCCGCCACTCGCGTTGCTGTGCTGCAGTGAGGAGTCGGGCGACCGCGAGCGGGGTCTCGGCGGAGACGCGCTCCCCGGCCACGATGTGTTCGTGCAGCGTCCGGGCGTCTGGCGCCGCGTTCGCCTCGAGCAGCTGCCGGGTCAAGCGCTCTCGCCGCGTGCTCCAGCCGACCCAAGCCGCCGCGTCGGCGGGGCGCGCGTCCCCCTCGATCTCGAGGCGCGCGAGACCGACGCGTTGGCGGAGGCGATCGGCCCGAGGCTGTCGGAGGGCGGCGGTGCGGTACGCGGCGAGCGCCTCCTCGGTGCGTCCATCGGCTGCGACGACGCGGCCCGCGAAGTAGGCGGCCTCGGCCGACCCGGGGGCGCTCTCCTGGAGGGCGCGCGTCCAGTGACGGAGACGGGCCGAGTCGCCGCGTCGGTCGGCGGCCTCGGCGAGCACCGCGAGCCCGAGGCTTCGCGCCGCCGGCGGGAGCTCCGGGAGCGCCGAGGCCAGCGACTCGGGGGGCACGGCGCGGCCCCAGTAGAGGCGACTGGCGGCCGTGCGCAGCCGCGAGACGGCGGGTCCCTCGAGGGGCGCGGCGGGTTCCTCGTCCCGCTCGAGCGGGATGCGCAAGAGCGGCTCCGCGATCCACGCGGACCCCGGCGGTCCCCCATCGTCTCGCGCCAGCTCCGCCTCGAGGGCCGCGGCGCCGGGGCGAGGGAGCAGAGCGCCTCTCTGCGCGAAGAGCGCCTCCGCGGCGGCGCGATCCCCGCCCAGCAGCGCGAGCGAGATCGACACGCTCACCCAATCCGCCCGCAACGCGACCTCGGTCCCCTCGAGCTCGGCGAGCCAGCGGCGCAGGTCGGCGCGCTCCGCGTCGCTCACCTCGAGCGCGGCGTAGAGGAGGTTGGCGTGCACGCCCGAGCGGCTCCCCAGGAGCGCGAGCGTGTCCCGCCCCTCCTCGGCCTCCGGCCAGGTGCCATCGAGGAAGTCGTCCTCGAGCCTCATCCGCGCCTCGCACGTCTCGTCGTCGAGCGCGCGGAGCACACAGCTGCTCGCGGCCACGGCGTAGCTCCGGTTCGAGCGCGCCAGCGACTGGAGCGCGGTGAGACGGAGGCCGCGAGGCGCGTCGGCGTCGATCGCGACGGCGTAGGCGACGGTCCACGTGGCGTCCGCGCCCAGCCGCTCGACCTCTCGGCGCGCGAGCCGCGCGATGGCCCCCCGGGTGGCCGGAGACTCGCTGGAACCAGCGTCGAAGCCGTCGATGATCGCGTTGAGCAGCGGGGCCGGGAGCCAGTCCGCGTCGACGAGGGCGGTGAGCGCCCCGGCGTCGTCGGCCTGCAGGTCGGCGAGCGCCACGATGAGGTCGGCCATCGCGCGGGTCTCCTCGTCGGCGGCGTCGCGACGCGCGCGAGCCGCCATCCGCCGCGCGTCCGGGCCTTGCTGGAAGAGGATCGCTCCCCAGGCGCTGGCCAGCGCCACGATCGGGTCGTGGGGGCGCTCCCGACGCGCCAGCTCGAGCGCCGCCATGTCCCGCAGGGTGGCGACCGTGACGGGGACGTGGCTGACCACCGCGCGGGTCCCCGGGGTCGCCGCGAGCCGCGTCATCAGCCAGGCGGGCACGTGCCTGTGCTCGAACGTCTGGAGCGAGCGGGCGACCTCCAGCGCCACCTCGACGCGCTCGCGCCGACGCGCGCGGTCGAGCCGCCGCTCGAGGTGGTCGCGGGCCACGGGTCCGATGGACGCCATCTCGTGAAGGGACGGCTCGAGCGCTTCGGGGAGCGCGGCGTCGTCCGTGAGGGTCGCCCACACGCGAGGCGGGAGGACCGCCGCGAGCGCGTCCGAGGTCTCCGCGGGCAGCCGGCGCACGCGCTCGAGCCGGCCGAGACCTGCGATCACGTCCGCCCAGGGGGCCAGGTCGCGGACGTCCCACAGCGCGTCGAGCACGGTCCGGTCGGCGCCCGCCTGCCGCGCCCCCTCGATCACCCACGCGCGCGTCTCCTCCAGCCGGGTCCGCGCCCGCTCGAGCTCCGCGCCGCGCGCGGTGGCCACGTCGGCGCGCGACAGCTCCATCGCCAGGCCCCACGTCAGGATGGCCTCCTTGCGCTGGCCGAGCGCGACCTCGAGCTCCGCGAGCCGACGCAGCCGGTCCAGATCCGCGGCGGGCGCCCCCGTCAGGTCGTCGCGGTGCCCGAGCGCCAGGCGGGCGCGGGTCTGCGCGTCGGTGACCGGAGGCAGCTCGGTCCGCAGGGAGATGAGGTGGCTCGGGCCGCAGCCCACGAGCAGGAGGAAGGCGAGGGAGATGGCGCGGGTCATGGGAAGCCAGGACCCTTGCGCAAGCCCCCGGGCGATGCAACTTCCCTTGAAGACTGTCCGCTCAGAGACCCCTGTGGCGCTCGTCGCGGAGGGGGATGTCGCCGCGCAGCGCCGCGTCGATGACCGAGACGATGCGCTCGCGATCGCGCGGCAACCGACCGCCGAGCGGGAGGTAGTTGCTCGCGTGGTTGGTGCGGAAGAGCGCGTCCGTCGGGCGCGCCAGGTCGACCATCGTGCGCAGCTCCTGCAGCAGCGCGGGCACGGGCGGGACCTCGAACTTGCCCTTCGCACGCAGGGTCGCGAGCGGCGTGCCCGGGACCACGGTCACCGTCAGGGCCGCGAAGTAGGCCGGGTCCATCTCGGTCACCAGCCGCGCCGTGGCCTCCGCGTGCGCCTCGGCCCGCTCGGGCGCGATGCCCAGCAGGGCGATCACGCTCAGCTTCATGCCCGCCGCGTGCGCCCGCTGCGCCGCCTCGACGTGCCCCTGAAACGTGTCGCCCTTGGCGATGCGCTTGAGCGTGGCGTCGTCGCCCGACTCGGGGCCGATGTAGAGCGTGCTCAGCCCGTGCTCCCGCAGCGTGGCCAGCTCCGCGTCGGTCTTGTCCCGGACGTTGCGCGCCATCGCGTAGCAGCTGACCCGGCGCAGCCGCGGGAAGCGCGCGCGCGCCCGCTCGAGGATGGGCAGCCAGTGATCCATCGGCATCACCAGCGCGTCGCCGTCGGCCACGAAGAGCTTCTCGATGCGGCCGCCCGACGCCTCCGCCGCCGCGTCCAGGTCCTCGAGGCTCTCCTCGAGCGGGCGCAGCGCGAAGTCCTTGTCGCGGTACATGTCGCAGTAGGTGCAGTGGTTCCACGAGCACCCGACGGTCGCCTGGAGGATGTAGGCGTCGGCCTCGGACGGCGGCCGGTAGATGCGACCCTGATAACGCACGCTCGGGGGATGGCCCGTCAGTGGCCGAGGCGCAAGGGCGGCACTATCCTCGCGGCCGAATGCAGGAGCAGGCGCAGGAGCAGGAACAGGTCGTCATCTGCGGCGGCGGCCTCGCGGGCCTCACCCTCGCCCGCCAGCTGCGGCGTCAGCTGCCCGGGGTCTCCGTCGTCGTCGTCGACCGGCAAGCGCGGCCGCTGCCGGAGGCGACGCACAAGGTCGGCGAGTCGAGCGTGGAGCTGGGCAGCCGCTACTTCGAGCACACCCTCGGGCTCCGCGACTACCTGCTCGAGCAGCACCTGGTGAAGAACGGCCTGCGCTTCTTCCCCGGCGGCGGACACCTCCCGCTCGCCCAGCGCACGGAGCTCGGCCCGCCCCAGCTGCCCGTGGTCCCCTCGTTCCAGCTCGACCGCGGGCGCTTCGAGAACGACCTCCGCGCCTTCTGCGAGGAGGACGGCGTCACGCTCATCGAGGGCGTGGGCGTGAAGGACGTCCGGCTCGCCGCGAGCGACACGAGCGACCTGCACGAGATCGAGCTCGAGGACGGGCGCGTGCTCACCGCGCGCTGGGTCGTCGACGCGAGCGGCCGCAGGCGGCTGCTCACCCGCAAGCTCGGGCTCGGCGAGGACAGCGGGCACCACGCGCACGCGGCCTGGTTCCGGCTCGACGGGCGCCTCGACGTCGGCCACCTCGTGCCCGAGGAGGAGAGCGCCTGGCACGGCCGGGATCTCGACGGCATCCGCTGGCTCTCCACCACCCACCTCATGGGCGAGGGCTACTGGGCGTGGATAATCCCGCTCTCGAGCGGCAAGACCAGCATCGGCATCGTCGCGCACGGCGAGGTCCACGACTTCACGTCGATGAACACCCTCGAGCGGTCGCTCGCGTGGCTCGAGGCGCACGAGCCCGTCCTGCGCGAGAAGATCGCCGCCTTCGAGGTGGCCGACTTCCGCTGCCTCAAGGACTACAGCTACACCTCCACGCGGTGCCTGTCGGCCGATCGCTGGGCCGCGGTGGGCGAGGCGGGACTCTTCGTCGACCCGTTCTACAGCCCCGGCTCGGACTTCATCGCGCTGGCCAACGTGCACACGGGCGAGCTGATCCGGCGCGAGCTGGCGGGCGAGGACATCCGCGCCCACGCCGAGTTCGTCGACTGGTTCTACCGACGCCTCGCCGCGATCTCGACCGAGACCTACAGCCACGCCGCGAAGGTCTACGGCCAGCCGCGCGTGATGGCGGCGAAGATCTACTGGGACAACTTCAATTACTGGGCCTTCGTCTGCCAGTACTTCTTCCAGGGCCTGTGGGCGCTCGACCTCGACGGCCAGAAGCGCTTCGTCGACGTCGCGCAGCGCTTCGCCTCGCTGAACCTCCGCGCCCAGCGCCTCTTCGCCGCGTGGGCCGCGCGCGCCGCCGACGCCCCGGACGGCAAGAGCGTCGTCTTGCCGCCCATCCCGTCGATGCTCGCCAACCTCCACCTCGACCTCGAGCGCGAGATGAGCCCCGACGAGACCCTCGCCTACATGGACGAGAAGGCCGACGCGGCCGAGGAGCTGTTGACCGATCTCCTGCTCCGCGCCGCGGCCGAGGTCGGCGACGCGGTGGTCGCGGAGTCCGGCGCGAGCGACTGGCCCCTGGCCGGCCTCGACGCCCGCGTCGCGGCCGAAGACGGCCCCAAGCGCGGCCGCCGCCGCCGCCTCAGCAAGCTCGCCCGCGACGTCGAGCGCTGCCTCGGCCCCGTCAACGGCTCCGTCCTCGAAGCCGGCCGCCGCCTCCGCCCCGCCCCCCTGCACGCCGGCGCCTGATCCCATCCAAGACCTGGCTGAGCGCCGCCCCGGAGCGCTCGCGCCAGAAATGCCGCACTGCGCGCCATCGATGTGCGCCCCGGCGGCTCTCCCATGAAAGTGCGCACCAGCCAAGAACGACGCCAACGGGGGTGCGTTCTCGCGAGCACTCGGAGGTCGGCATGAAGGTATTCCTGGCTCATCTCACGGTCTTTGTCGGCGTGGGCATCTACCAGTTCGTGTCGGGGTACGACGCGATGACGTCCGCCTTCTTCGGCGGGATCGCGACGGCGTTCGTCTACGGGCTGATCTACATCCCCGTCGATCGGATCCGACGCCTGATGGCGCGGGGAAAGGCCGAGCAGGAGGGGGCCGCGGCCTACGATGCGCAGGTGCAGGAGCGGCGTGAGGTCGCCGGCTACGATCCACACCGCGACGGCATCAAGAACCCGATCGCGGCGTCGCGCCGCCACGAGTGATCCGGCCCGGTCTTGACGCGCTGGGGGAGATCGTCGAGAGACGCATGCATGGGCTGGAACCACGACACCCCGAGCTACCCGATCCTCACGATCGAAGGCACGAACGAGGAGGCGGTCCGTCAGGGGCTCGCCGAATGGTGGGCAGAGATCGCGCGGCGCGCGGCCGAGACGGAAGGCGAGTGGGACGCGATGGTCGGCGACGCGTGGGTCGATTCGGGCCGCATCATCGGGCACGTGCAGCGGCGAGATCAGGCGGTGGGATTCGACACCGGCTTTCGCGTCTGCGCCAACCTGCCCACGGTCGACGCCGAGATCGCGCGCGCCGATACGCTCGAGGACATCGACGAGGCCGCCGAGGTCCACGACAGCCTCGGAGCGCGCATCTTCGCGTGGGCGACCGAGGCGCGGGCGCTCGAGCCGGCGGCCTCTGCGCTCCGGGCGCTGAACGCCGCCCACCCCTTCTCGCTGCATCTCACGGCCCACGGGAAGGGGCCGCTGGAGTCGTCCCTGAGGCTGTCGCTTCCGAGCGAATAGCGGCCGCGCGCGAGTGAGGTAGCATCGCCCGATGCGGTGCTTGTTGGCTTGTCTCGCGCTGCTCGCCGTCGGGTGCGAGCGCGGTTGCTTCGATGGGGACGAGGACTGCGTGGTGGCGACGCCTTGCGCCGCGCTGGCGTTCGAGTGCGCGACGCCGCGGGTGGAGGTGCGGGTGCTCGAGGCGGGCGACGCGATCCCCGGCGGGGTCGACGCGCTGGCCGCGCCGGGCGACGTGATCCTCACCAATGGTGTCGCGACCGCGGTCATCGACGCGATCGATCACCCGCACTACGTCGCGCCCACGGGCGGCAACCTGCTCGACCTGACGAGCGCGACCGGCGACGACGACTCGCTGACGCACGTGTTCCACGCGGTGGGCCTGCTGCCGGAGGACTCCTTCTCCTACGAGCGGCTCACCATCGACCGCGGCGACGGCTACGCGGCGGTGCAGGTGGTCGGCACCCTCGCCGGCTGGCCCGACGTGCGCGTCGCCACGCGCTACGAGATGCGGCCCTGCGAGCCCGGGATCCGCGTGCGCACGGAGATGATGCACCACGGGCCCGAGCCGCGGAGCTGGGCGCTGGTGGAC from Sandaracinaceae bacterium encodes the following:
- a CDS encoding radical SAM protein; the encoded protein is MRYQGRIYRPPSEADAYILQATVGCSWNHCTYCDMYRDKDFALRPLEESLEDLDAAAEASGGRIEKLFVADGDALVMPMDHWLPILERARARFPRLRRVSCYAMARNVRDKTDAELATLREHGLSTLYIGPESGDDATLKRIAKGDTFQGHVEAAQRAHAAGMKLSVIALLGIAPERAEAHAEATARLVTEMDPAYFAALTVTVVPGTPLATLRAKGKFEVPPVPALLQELRTMVDLARPTDALFRTNHASNYLPLGGRLPRDRERIVSVIDAALRGDIPLRDERHRGL
- a CDS encoding NAD(P)/FAD-dependent oxidoreductase encodes the protein MQEQAQEQEQVVICGGGLAGLTLARQLRRQLPGVSVVVVDRQARPLPEATHKVGESSVELGSRYFEHTLGLRDYLLEQHLVKNGLRFFPGGGHLPLAQRTELGPPQLPVVPSFQLDRGRFENDLRAFCEEDGVTLIEGVGVKDVRLAASDTSDLHEIELEDGRVLTARWVVDASGRRRLLTRKLGLGEDSGHHAHAAWFRLDGRLDVGHLVPEEESAWHGRDLDGIRWLSTTHLMGEGYWAWIIPLSSGKTSIGIVAHGEVHDFTSMNTLERSLAWLEAHEPVLREKIAAFEVADFRCLKDYSYTSTRCLSADRWAAVGEAGLFVDPFYSPGSDFIALANVHTGELIRRELAGEDIRAHAEFVDWFYRRLAAISTETYSHAAKVYGQPRVMAAKIYWDNFNYWAFVCQYFFQGLWALDLDGQKRFVDVAQRFASLNLRAQRLFAAWAARAADAPDGKSVVLPPIPSMLANLHLDLEREMSPDETLAYMDEKADAAEELLTDLLLRAAAEVGDAVVAESGASDWPLAGLDARVAAEDGPKRGRRRRLSKLARDVERCLGPVNGSVLEAGRRLRPAPLHAGA
- a CDS encoding transglutaminase domain-containing protein; the protein is MTRAISLAFLLLVGCGPSHLISLRTELPPVTDAQTRARLALGHRDDLTGAPAADLDRLRRLAELEVALGQRKEAILTWGLAMELSRADVATARGAELERARTRLEETRAWVIEGARQAGADRTVLDALWDVRDLAPWADVIAGLGRLERVRRLPAETSDALAAVLPPRVWATLTDDAALPEALEPSLHEMASIGPVARDHLERRLDRARRRERVEVALEVARSLQTFEHRHVPAWLMTRLAATPGTRAVVSHVPVTVATLRDMAALELARRERPHDPIVALASAWGAILFQQGPDARRMAARARRDAADEETRAMADLIVALADLQADDAGALTALVDADWLPAPLLNAIIDGFDAGSSESPATRGAIARLARREVERLGADATWTVAYAVAIDADAPRGLRLTALQSLARSNRSYAVAASSCVLRALDDETCEARMRLEDDFLDGTWPEAEEGRDTLALLGSRSGVHANLLYAALEVSDAERADLRRWLAELEGTEVALRADWVSVSISLALLGGDRAAAEALFAQRGALLPRPGAAALEAELARDDGGPPGSAWIAEPLLRIPLERDEEPAAPLEGPAVSRLRTAASRLYWGRAVPPESLASALPELPPAARSLGLAVLAEAADRRGDSARLRHWTRALQESAPGSAEAAYFAGRVVAADGRTEEALAAYRTAALRQPRADRLRQRVGLARLEIEGDARPADAAAWVGWSTRRERLTRQLLEANAAPDARTLHEHIVAGERVSAETPLAVARLLTAAQQREWRSALIDRVAESTDAALAVRRAREASERLAQLEDDPDDPHDLGRVAMLRWLADDIEAARAFVRDHPDDLVARYLEELLDAREPLGNALAWEVFRDWWDPDADVSGLRAWLDARAPADPRLDPVTCTMHAGAGDAEAALAPCLRAHRRPGAPGTMAVRLGWAIRADPNGAAARGVNEDRVFARLARTSESVPESGLHQNIADWHTIRGRHDEAAVWRLRALAAGSDDWRVETWEVGQAPYRGVSLRTQVDTRGTSVETATHRAVFALAEGDVTLAEDYMTLAFAFVNEAHEGGEDLSRAYLVRDLVAWAREDVDADEIGTDGLNAFVRARMLDYPAAVVVPLVRAHSESRLVTYAGAMHAMQNGVGPDTVQALHALAERSPRPTALLVAMPMWVIVLGEAEVDAQLASMRETFPDDPRLEAATLLPEVPLPDWAADPVLATRELAAVDEALSVARFDAPTRGVSLTSGAEVWIPPGFEATGETAASYRNVRATVSADPRHSDCDAATCVDQIAPQITRAGFQHRWTAPVTIPVGEGRRALFTRGPRALLLTIVPVGTRVYTISVGGTVRQLASLLMVVRSYEQTFRPVDVVVGAAWSERLRGEVTTPWPAMWAARLALEASEGEACPITESLTTLEAPADRGALVRALYLTTLDTSARRRLIACVDPQEGVHGGLGLAAALDPDPRIHDFGIAAVRADADRAAALVTSLSELPPGRAASGLGRYETSLPGFGLAELLGALPQAQRYAVTDALTRHADPRLRALAFASNYAVGDTLPRARLREAVVSGTAEDATLALHSSWNVLDAEDHEIMRTRFDAIIDYSDDADRRLAQTLSYRLARYLDAADLPRLERAFAATEGSEDPSIRLLHNRLDWDLAILRHALGRERSENERVQRFAEGYRLTREVLRRDRLSSAVVRRLATTPLPEVLPGGHWTYTRVPQPALFLATLQQLHSRLQSGSAMDTAIARRSIAMMVEHLGGELLGPDGGLDLGRPVECARSDRFPPAWVCAAYVADRDRVRDVLARRPLGTNSGVALQLEVSQLAASLPSIAGALPTALDSMLHPPPPEEPSQAWGGGRVLDQERSRSVVRLGGVTFDRFATFQVREGGDASIDTEHYLFTGDRVLFFGLETTARAILARPLPRGRTLAGDRTFQRLTRGWSEGAALQMANVNVEVEAQVPMPWSQVSLEMVADGAGITTEITLPLEEEDLADVSGLAARLPPGAVARIGLALGSQTNGALGSPGLDPEEPRRPPYHLLSRAEGFAFGWYPSGGGVWDRWVSAVRAGEAMEEAFAEGEIPYPSDGAVVSHGQLRYARRGDLIVVGTHEADVVATRDADPGATEARVGLGSLDGARGAAILMGIAGGLSADDPRRQSIGMMGAMVGLGRELSFEATVEGETMHVVTRALPNLASESDDRLVIDHALGSTRNAITLPRRIRDAESDGALTFVLEVSDPELVAARLFGNRRRVRARVVGERRLEVTVATVADAGVLPATERERLLRADPMLRLDAPEIVGAASALAPADASAADVAAAVSSWVHAHLRYELTSENLDASTILARERGDCTEHARLAVALLRRRGIPAEVREGFTSAAGELVAHAWVTYHDGERFREIDPTGGVDRVGGDHVPMSVTDAMALIAMGDLRVVEVRAAR